From Halotia branconii CENA392, the proteins below share one genomic window:
- a CDS encoding MFS transporter produces MTQHPKNTGMQIFTIIWFGQMISLIGSQLTNFALGVWVYQRTGSVTQFALISLFTSLPMILISPVAGTLVDQFPRRWMMLFSDLGAGISTGVIAILLAAGDLAIWHIYVGAAISSCFSAFQWPAYTAATTLLVPPEKLGRANGMLQVGEAAGRLVAPMLGGILLLFLEIDGIIFIDFATFLFALSTLLLTPFPKQYIDRHRAEKTSWLKEASYGLVYLVQRRGLFALLLFFAVNNFLVGIVQMLITPLVLSFGSATDLGTIMTTGGIGMLVSSILVSTVRTPQYLTLSIFAFMLLGGLCITCAGFYQSVLVLALIAFLFFFGLPIINSSAQVIFQKKVPSSLQGRVFATIGAIANASQPLAYTVAGPLADKIFEPLMTPDGLLAGSIGKIIGVGQGRGIGLMFIVMGILTVLATIIAYHYKPLRLVEKQVPDAINPSC; encoded by the coding sequence ATGACCCAACATCCAAAAAATACAGGAATGCAAATTTTTACCATCATCTGGTTTGGACAGATGATTTCCCTCATCGGCTCGCAGCTAACTAATTTTGCCTTGGGTGTATGGGTATACCAGCGAACTGGTTCAGTAACACAGTTCGCCCTCATTTCCCTCTTTACTAGCTTGCCCATGATTTTGATTTCTCCCGTGGCTGGCACGCTGGTAGACCAATTCCCCCGCCGTTGGATGATGTTATTTAGTGACTTAGGAGCAGGTATTTCTACGGGGGTAATTGCAATTTTATTAGCCGCAGGCGATTTGGCTATTTGGCACATATACGTGGGTGCTGCTATTAGTTCCTGCTTCAGTGCCTTTCAATGGCCAGCTTATACGGCAGCTACTACCTTACTTGTTCCACCGGAAAAACTGGGACGAGCCAATGGTATGCTGCAAGTTGGGGAAGCCGCAGGTCGGTTAGTTGCACCAATGTTAGGCGGTATCCTGCTGCTGTTTCTTGAAATTGATGGCATTATTTTTATTGATTTTGCCACCTTTTTGTTTGCTTTGAGTACTCTGTTACTAACTCCGTTTCCTAAACAATACATTGATAGACATCGCGCTGAAAAAACTTCTTGGTTGAAGGAAGCATCTTACGGTTTGGTCTATCTGGTTCAACGAAGAGGACTGTTTGCACTGCTATTGTTCTTTGCTGTAAACAATTTCCTGGTCGGAATTGTACAAATGCTAATTACGCCGCTAGTATTGTCCTTTGGCTCGGCTACAGACTTGGGTACAATTATGACTACTGGCGGTATAGGAATGTTAGTAAGCAGCATCCTCGTGAGTACAGTGAGAACGCCACAGTATTTAACTCTCAGTATATTTGCTTTTATGCTACTAGGTGGGTTATGCATTACCTGTGCAGGGTTTTACCAATCTGTTTTAGTCTTAGCACTGATAGCTTTTTTGTTTTTCTTTGGTCTCCCCATTATTAACAGTTCAGCTCAAGTTATTTTTCAAAAGAAAGTACCCTCTAGTCTTCAAGGTCGAGTTTTTGCCACAATAGGAGCGATCGCTAACGCATCACAGCCTTTAGCTTATACTGTTGCCGGACCATTAGCAGATAAAATCTTTGAACCGTTAATGACTCCTGACGGGCTGTTGGCAGGAAGTATAGGAAAAATTATTGGTGTCGGTCAAGGACGTGGTATCGGTTTGATGTTTATTGTGATGGGAATACTCACCGTATTGGCAACTATCATTGCCTACCATTACAAACCATTGAGACTAGTAGAAAAGCAAGTACCCGATGCTATTAACCCAAGTTGCTAG
- a CDS encoding non-ribosomal peptide synthetase, giving the protein MNSEIIQGFQLSPQQKHLWLLQQYTNSLPFRSLCTVEINSDLHFETLKTTLETIIERHQIFRTNFRFLPGMTIPLQVIEDDKTLSIQHYDFSRMKPDKQQNALTALFESAKLQNFDFEKSSLLQVSLVKFSDSQHFLLLNLPALYADTASLNNLVAEINRIYKANLHGEALVDEPVQYILFSEWQNELLQSKEAEIGKDYWQQYDMSSIRNVKLPRENSIVEKTTFAPQIITQTIQPKLAAKLASLAAQFDTSENIFFLTCWQILIWRLTGIADMVVGNVCDGRPEEELQEALGLFAKHIPIHSRLDHSLKFSELLEQTALVQSRAYDWQECFNWEEVVETDTAIMGVPFLPFCFEFTEQFSSSFTEEVTFSLVQQYVCFDRFKVKLAMTRCDDNLVAEFHYDASLFSSADIQQLMTQYQTLLESVIANPQATINELEILNHEQRHQLLVDFNNTQVNFSQDKNLHQLFVEQVERTPNNIAVIYEQQQLTYAQLNASANQLAHYLQKLGVAPDVLVGICIERSLSMVVALLAVLKAGGAYVPIDPMYPQERISLMLEDTQAPVLLTQQRLLDILPQHQGYTICLDTNWETIAQESELNPVSNVTLDHLAYVIYTSGSTGKPKGAMLPHRAICNHMLWMQTDFPLTATDKVLQKTPFSFDASVWEFYAPLLVGAQLIMAKPGGHQDSDYLIQTIVEHKITTLQLVPTLLRMLLENEQITNCQSLKNVFCGGEPLTGELQERFFAHLNAELHNLYGPTETCIDATYWTCKQRLNQHTVPIGRPIANTQVYILDNQLQPVPVGVIGELHIGGAGLARGYLNRPELTAEKFIPNHLSNEAEARIYKTGDLARFLPDGSIEYCERIDHQVKIRGFRIELGEIEALLTQHPQVRLVAVIAREDEPGNPRLVAYIVTHSEQILPESELHQFLKEQLPEYMIPSAFVMLETLPLTPNGKLDRRALPAPKTSRSFLGKEYLQPRDTVELALTQIWSNILNVYPVGVQDNFFDLGGHSLLAVRLMAHIKQKFSQNLPLATLFQYPTIESLANLLRQESGVSSWSPLVEVQKGNSQYPFFCLPGGGGNVLYLYDLARYLGENQTFYGLQAPGLNGESEPLTCVEDMAAYYIQAIQTVQPEGPYFLGGHSFGGSIAYEMAQQLVKSGYEVALVAILDAPAPVASDKPVYIDVDDATRLTETARLIERWAGKSLDISYEILQPLELDAQLAYLKEQLIAVDLLPAGTDTKQVRGLVQVFEANLQASIKYSPQEVYPSCLTLLRAREVNAEDAALLTELRQDPAWGWGQFSAQNVDIHVVPGDHITMMTQPHISSVAEKLRICIEQANVGS; this is encoded by the coding sequence ATGAATAGTGAGATAATTCAAGGTTTTCAACTTTCGCCGCAACAAAAACATCTATGGCTTTTGCAACAGTACACTAATAGTCTACCTTTTCGTTCATTGTGTACTGTAGAAATTAATAGTGATCTTCATTTTGAAACTTTAAAAACTACCTTAGAGACTATTATTGAACGCCATCAAATTTTCCGTACTAATTTTCGTTTCTTACCAGGAATGACCATACCTCTGCAAGTGATTGAAGATGACAAAACTTTGTCAATTCAACATTATGACTTCAGCAGGATGAAACCAGACAAACAACAAAACGCCCTAACTGCACTATTTGAATCTGCCAAGCTACAAAATTTTGACTTTGAAAAATCCTCGCTATTGCAAGTATCTCTAGTAAAATTCTCCGACTCTCAACATTTCTTACTGCTCAATTTACCTGCTCTCTATGCAGACACTGCATCATTAAATAATTTAGTTGCAGAAATTAATCGTATCTACAAAGCAAACTTGCATGGCGAAGCCTTAGTAGACGAACCAGTGCAGTATATTTTATTCTCGGAATGGCAAAATGAATTGCTACAGTCAAAAGAGGCTGAAATTGGGAAAGACTACTGGCAACAATATGATATGAGTTCAATTCGCAATGTAAAATTGCCAAGAGAAAACTCTATTGTAGAAAAAACTACATTTGCTCCTCAAATTATTACCCAAACAATTCAGCCAAAGTTAGCAGCTAAATTAGCATCTTTAGCAGCACAATTTGATACTAGCGAAAATATATTCTTCCTAACTTGCTGGCAAATCCTGATTTGGCGGCTGACAGGAATAGCGGATATGGTTGTTGGGAATGTTTGTGATGGTAGACCGGAAGAAGAACTCCAAGAAGCACTAGGATTATTTGCTAAACACATACCAATACATTCTCGTCTTGATCACAGCTTGAAATTTAGTGAACTTTTAGAACAGACTGCTTTAGTTCAAAGTAGAGCTTATGACTGGCAAGAATGTTTTAATTGGGAGGAAGTTGTAGAAACAGATACAGCTATTATGGGCGTACCTTTCCTGCCCTTCTGTTTTGAATTTACAGAACAATTTTCCAGTTCCTTTACTGAGGAAGTGACATTTTCTTTGGTTCAACAGTACGTTTGTTTTGACAGATTTAAAGTCAAACTTGCAATGACACGTTGTGATGATAATTTAGTAGCTGAATTTCACTATGATGCTAGTTTATTTTCATCAGCAGATATCCAACAATTAATGACTCAATATCAAACTTTATTAGAAAGTGTAATTGCCAATCCTCAAGCAACAATTAACGAATTAGAAATTTTAAATCATGAACAACGACATCAGTTGCTGGTGGATTTTAATAACACTCAAGTTAATTTTTCACAAGACAAGAACCTTCATCAATTATTTGTAGAACAAGTAGAGCGTACCCCTAACAACATTGCTGTGATCTACGAGCAACAACAACTAACGTATGCTCAACTTAACGCTAGTGCCAATCAACTAGCACATTATTTGCAAAAACTGGGAGTTGCTCCTGATGTTTTGGTAGGAATTTGTATAGAGCGATCGCTTTCTATGGTTGTTGCTTTGTTGGCAGTTTTGAAAGCTGGCGGTGCATACGTACCAATAGATCCAATGTATCCCCAAGAGCGAATAAGTTTGATGTTAGAGGATACTCAAGCACCAGTTTTGTTAACTCAACAAAGACTTTTGGATATTCTTCCTCAACACCAAGGTTACACAATTTGCTTAGATACTAACTGGGAAACAATTGCTCAAGAAAGTGAACTCAATCCAGTTAGCAACGTCACTCTTGATCATCTAGCTTATGTAATTTATACATCTGGTTCTACAGGCAAACCCAAAGGAGCAATGTTACCGCATCGTGCAATTTGTAATCATATGCTGTGGATGCAAACAGACTTCCCTTTAACTGCAACAGATAAAGTTCTGCAAAAAACTCCTTTTAGCTTTGATGCTTCCGTTTGGGAATTTTACGCACCCTTGTTAGTGGGAGCGCAATTGATCATGGCTAAACCAGGGGGACATCAAGATAGCGATTATCTCATCCAAACAATTGTTGAACACAAAATTACCACTTTGCAACTTGTTCCCACCTTACTACGAATGCTGTTAGAAAATGAGCAAATTACAAACTGCCAATCTTTAAAAAATGTATTTTGCGGTGGAGAACCTTTAACAGGCGAACTACAAGAACGCTTCTTTGCTCATCTCAATGCAGAGTTACATAATCTTTATGGTCCCACAGAAACTTGTATTGATGCCACATATTGGACTTGCAAACAAAGGCTGAATCAACACACTGTACCCATCGGTCGTCCGATTGCTAATACACAAGTTTATATCCTAGATAACCAACTGCAACCAGTTCCTGTTGGTGTTATTGGTGAACTGCACATTGGCGGTGCTGGTTTAGCTAGAGGTTACCTTAACCGTCCAGAATTAACTGCTGAAAAATTTATCCCCAATCACTTGAGCAACGAAGCAGAAGCACGGATATATAAAACAGGGGATTTAGCTCGTTTCTTACCAGATGGTAGCATAGAATACTGCGAACGCATTGACCACCAAGTGAAGATTCGCGGCTTCCGTATTGAACTAGGAGAGATTGAAGCTTTACTTACTCAACATCCTCAGGTACGTTTAGTAGCGGTTATTGCCCGTGAAGATGAACCAGGAAATCCCCGATTGGTAGCGTATATTGTCACCCATTCTGAGCAAATACTTCCAGAGAGTGAATTGCACCAATTTCTCAAAGAGCAATTGCCTGAGTATATGATACCTTCAGCTTTTGTGATGTTGGAGACTCTACCTCTAACTCCCAATGGTAAATTAGACCGCCGCGCTCTACCTGCACCAAAAACATCTCGTAGTTTCCTTGGTAAGGAATACTTACAACCTCGTGATACTGTGGAGTTGGCATTAACACAAATTTGGTCAAATATTCTCAATGTTTACCCTGTAGGAGTGCAAGATAACTTTTTTGATCTGGGTGGACACTCGCTTTTAGCGGTGCGCTTGATGGCTCATATTAAACAAAAGTTTTCTCAAAACTTACCTTTGGCTACTCTTTTCCAATACCCCACCATCGAAAGTTTAGCTAATCTTTTACGCCAAGAATCAGGAGTATCATCTTGGTCTCCCCTGGTAGAAGTTCAAAAAGGAAATTCTCAATATCCTTTCTTTTGCTTACCTGGAGGTGGCGGTAATGTCCTCTATCTATATGATTTGGCTCGTTATTTAGGAGAAAACCAAACATTTTATGGGTTGCAAGCACCTGGTTTAAATGGAGAATCTGAACCATTAACTTGTGTTGAGGATATGGCAGCTTATTACATCCAGGCGATACAAACTGTTCAACCTGAAGGGCCATATTTTCTTGGAGGTCATTCCTTTGGTGGTTCTATTGCCTATGAAATGGCTCAACAGTTGGTCAAGTCAGGATATGAGGTGGCTTTGGTGGCAATTTTAGACGCTCCCGCCCCAGTTGCTAGTGACAAACCCGTATATATTGATGTTGATGATGCCACTCGACTGACCGAAACTGCTCGTCTAATTGAACGTTGGGCAGGTAAGAGCTTAGATATAAGCTATGAAATACTCCAACCGTTAGAACTTGACGCACAATTAGCATATCTCAAGGAACAATTAATCGCCGTTGATTTACTGCCTGCTGGTACTGACACCAAGCAAGTGCGTGGTTTGGTGCAAGTATTCGAGGCAAATCTGCAAGCTAGTATCAAATATTCACCACAAGAAGTTTATCCATCTTGCCTAACTCTGCTGCGGGCTAGGGAAGTGAATGCAGAGGATGCCGCACTTTTAACTGAGTTGCGCCAAGACCCGGCCTGGGGATGGGGTCAGTTTTCTGCTCAAAACGTTGATATTCACGTTGTTCCAGGCGACCATATTACGATGATGACTCAACCCCACATCTCATCTGTGGCAGAAAAACTCAGAATTTGCATTGAACAAGCAAATGTAGGTTCATGA
- a CDS encoding TauD/TfdA family dioxygenase, which yields MNNTETMDVNKPSFKKMWADKKQKNQPVAINLSSQGLVDVTHIQAKEALPLIIQPKFKDLNLQIWSQNNRDFIETNLLKYGGILFRGFDISTQDDFEGFVNVVCPQIMNYVEGATPRTKLSNKVYTSTEFPPEHSIALHNELSYVITWPMKIWFCCIQPATVQGETPIADMRKVYQKISPQIRERFQEKGWMLVRNFGNGFGLPWQRSFATNDKADLAEYCRHAQIEFEWQDENHLKTHQVRPAIAQHPVTGDMVWFNHIVFWHVSSLEADFRNSFLSENSEENLPYNTYYGDGSPIETSVIEEIRAVIEQETKIFPWQKGDILMLDNMLVSHGRRPFSGARKILTAMGEPSSTLSR from the coding sequence ATGAATAACACAGAAACTATGGATGTAAACAAGCCTTCTTTTAAGAAAATGTGGGCTGATAAAAAGCAAAAAAATCAACCAGTAGCTATAAATTTGTCATCACAAGGATTAGTAGATGTCACTCATATACAAGCTAAAGAAGCATTGCCGCTTATTATTCAACCTAAATTTAAAGATTTAAATCTGCAAATTTGGTCTCAAAATAACCGTGACTTTATCGAAACCAATCTATTGAAATATGGAGGCATCTTATTTAGAGGTTTCGATATTAGTACTCAAGATGATTTTGAGGGATTTGTGAACGTCGTGTGTCCGCAAATTATGAATTATGTAGAAGGTGCAACACCACGAACAAAACTCAGCAACAAGGTTTACACATCTACCGAATTTCCGCCAGAACACTCCATTGCTTTGCATAACGAGTTATCTTATGTAATCACTTGGCCGATGAAGATATGGTTCTGCTGCATTCAACCCGCGACTGTGCAAGGAGAAACGCCTATTGCAGATATGAGGAAAGTTTACCAAAAAATTTCTCCGCAAATTAGAGAGCGTTTTCAAGAAAAAGGGTGGATGTTAGTGCGTAATTTTGGTAACGGATTCGGTCTACCTTGGCAAAGAAGTTTTGCTACTAACGACAAAGCAGACTTAGCAGAATACTGTCGTCATGCTCAAATTGAATTTGAATGGCAAGATGAAAACCATCTGAAAACTCATCAAGTGCGTCCAGCGATCGCTCAACATCCCGTGACTGGTGACATGGTTTGGTTTAATCATATCGTTTTTTGGCACGTATCTAGTTTGGAAGCAGATTTTCGCAACAGCTTTTTAAGTGAAAATTCTGAAGAAAATTTACCTTATAACACCTATTACGGTGATGGTTCTCCCATCGAAACTTCCGTTATTGAAGAAATTCGCGCCGTTATAGAACAAGAAACCAAAATTTTTCCTTGGCAAAAAGGCGACATCCTGATGCTGGACAATATGTTAGTATCCCACGGACGCAGGCCTTTTTCTGGAGCCAGAAAGATTTTGACAGCAATGGGTGAACCGAGTAGTACTCTGTCAAGATAA